From Cronobacter turicensis z3032, the proteins below share one genomic window:
- the mltC gene encoding Membrane-bound lytic murein transglycosylase C, producing the protein MSCSSKKNAENAYNEAWIKDTNGFDILMGQFAHNIENIWGFNEVLIAGPKDYVKYTDQYQTRSHINFDDGTITVETIAGTEPAARLRQAIITTLLMGDDPGSIDLYSDVNDIQISREPFLYGQVVDNTGQPIRWEGRASKFADYLLQTRLKSRSNGLRIIYSVTINLVPNHLDKRAHKYIGMVRQASRKYGVDESLILAIMQTESSFNPYAVSHADALGLMQVVQHSAGKDVFRSQGKWGTPSRSYLFDPQSNIDTGTAYLAMLDNVYLGGIANPTSRRYAVITAYNGGAGSVLRVFSSDKDRAVNIINQLSPGDVYETLTSRHPSAESRRYLYKVNTAQRMYRRK; encoded by the coding sequence ATCTCCTGTTCCAGCAAAAAAAACGCCGAAAACGCCTATAACGAGGCCTGGATTAAGGACACCAACGGGTTTGACATTCTGATGGGCCAGTTTGCCCATAACATTGAAAACATCTGGGGATTTAACGAAGTTTTAATCGCGGGTCCGAAGGACTACGTGAAATACACCGATCAATACCAGACACGCAGCCACATTAACTTCGACGACGGCACCATTACGGTTGAGACGATCGCCGGGACCGAGCCCGCGGCGCGCCTGCGTCAGGCGATTATTACCACACTGCTGATGGGCGACGATCCGGGCTCAATCGATCTCTACTCTGACGTTAACGACATTCAGATCTCCCGCGAGCCGTTCCTCTACGGCCAGGTGGTGGATAACACCGGGCAACCGATCCGCTGGGAAGGCCGCGCGTCGAAATTCGCGGACTACCTCCTGCAAACGCGCCTGAAGAGCCGCAGCAACGGCCTGCGGATTATCTACAGCGTGACCATTAACCTGGTGCCGAACCACCTCGACAAGCGTGCCCATAAATATATCGGCATGGTGCGGCAGGCCTCGCGCAAATATGGCGTGGATGAATCGCTGATCCTGGCGATTATGCAGACCGAATCGTCATTTAACCCCTATGCGGTCAGCCATGCCGACGCGCTCGGGCTGATGCAGGTGGTGCAGCACAGCGCCGGTAAGGATGTTTTCCGCTCCCAGGGCAAATGGGGCACGCCGAGCCGCAGCTATCTGTTCGATCCGCAAAGCAACATCGATACCGGCACCGCGTATCTGGCGATGCTCGACAATGTGTATCTGGGCGGCATCGCCAACCCGACCTCGCGTCGTTACGCCGTGATCACCGCCTATAACGGCGGCGCGGGTAGTGTGCTGCGCGTGTTCTCAAGCGACAAAGATCGGGCGGTGAATATCATCAACCAGCTGTCGCCGGGCGATGTGTACGAGACGCTGACCAGCCGTCATCCGTCGGCGGAATCGCGGCGTTATCTCTACAAGGTGAATACCGCGCAGAGGATGTATCGCCGTAAATAA
- the citG gene encoding 2-(5''-triphosphoribosyl)-3'-dephosphocoenzyme-Asynthase gives MPSLAVAALYAELNLTPKPGLVDRANSGAHRDMDHALFVASIGAIAPWLRVFYQQGAQDAGQPDSEILRRLRPAGLACEQAMFSATGGVNTHKGGIFSLGLLCAAAGRLAAQGEPLTQTTLCMMVSALTCGLVARELAHGRRAATAGERLYRQFGLTGARGEVESGFATVRRHVLPFWPHAQGERGLQQALLRLMAVNPDTNLASRGGLAGLRYVQEYASNLLARGWDDEALREMDRALIARNLSPGGSADLLAVSWLLAALPW, from the coding sequence GTGCCGTCGCTCGCGGTGGCGGCGCTGTACGCCGAACTGAACCTGACGCCAAAACCGGGGCTGGTGGACCGCGCCAATAGCGGCGCGCACCGGGATATGGATCACGCGCTGTTTGTCGCCAGCATCGGGGCGATTGCGCCGTGGCTGCGGGTGTTTTATCAGCAGGGCGCGCAGGACGCTGGTCAACCGGACAGCGAGATCCTGCGGCGGCTGCGCCCGGCGGGGCTCGCGTGTGAACAGGCGATGTTCAGCGCCACCGGCGGCGTGAATACGCATAAGGGCGGCATTTTCTCGCTCGGCCTGCTGTGCGCCGCCGCGGGCCGGCTGGCGGCGCAGGGTGAACCGCTGACGCAAACCACGCTCTGTATGATGGTGAGCGCGCTGACATGCGGCCTGGTGGCGCGCGAGCTGGCGCATGGGCGGCGGGCGGCGACGGCGGGGGAGCGGTTGTACAGGCAGTTTGGCCTGACCGGCGCGCGCGGCGAGGTGGAGAGCGGCTTTGCGACGGTGCGCCGCCACGTTTTGCCGTTCTGGCCGCACGCGCAGGGCGAGAGGGGGTTGCAGCAGGCGCTGCTGCGGCTGATGGCGGTTAATCCGGATACCAATCTGGCGTCACGCGGGGGGCTGGCGGGGCTGCGTTACGTGCAGGAATACGCGAGCAATCTGCTGGCGCGCGGCTGGGACGACGAGGCGTTGCGGGAGATGGACAGGGCGCTTATCGCGCGCAACTTAAGCCCCGGCGGCAGCGCGGATTTGCTGGCGGTGAGCTGGCTGCTGGCGGCGCTGCCTTGGTGA
- the citF gene encoding Citrate lyase alpha chain → MNQTELLHVQFPHLRSLTPFDTAHTATPWLADDEQKHTRKLCASLEEAVRKSGLRDGMTISFHHAFREGDRVINQVVATLAQMGFKNLTLASSSLMTCNDPLIEHIQSGVITRIYTSGMRGKLAEAVSHGLMAEPVQIHSHGGRVKLLQDGELKIDVAFLGVPCSDEFGNANGSHGKSCCGSLGYAMVDAQFARHVVLLTETLAPYPNMPASLSQDRVDFVVPVESVGDPAKISVGAARVTSNPRELMIARYAADVIEHSGYFNDGFSMQTGSGAASTACTRFMGEKMARHGIKARFALGGITGSLVDLHEKGLIEVLLDTQCFDSQAAASLARNPKHIEISTNVYASPASKAACCDKLDVVILSALEIDVGFNVNVITGSDGVMRGASGGHCDVAAAANLTIVVAPLLRSRIPTVVKRVTTRLTPGESIDVLVTDHGIAVNPARPEVRERLVAAGLNVVDIHALCERAVAIAGEPKPIEFTDRIVGVVRYRDGSVIDVVRQVKE, encoded by the coding sequence ATGAACCAGACAGAACTTCTGCATGTACAGTTTCCGCACCTGCGCAGCCTCACACCCTTCGACACCGCCCACACCGCCACGCCATGGCTGGCGGATGATGAGCAGAAACACACCCGTAAACTGTGCGCGTCGCTGGAAGAGGCGGTGCGCAAAAGCGGCCTGCGCGACGGCATGACGATTTCCTTTCACCACGCGTTTCGTGAAGGCGACCGGGTGATAAACCAGGTGGTGGCGACGCTCGCGCAGATGGGCTTTAAAAACCTGACGCTGGCGTCAAGCTCGCTGATGACCTGCAACGATCCGCTGATTGAGCATATCCAAAGCGGCGTTATTACGCGGATTTACACCTCCGGCATGCGCGGCAAACTCGCCGAGGCGGTCTCCCACGGGCTGATGGCGGAGCCGGTGCAGATCCACTCCCACGGCGGGCGCGTCAAACTGTTGCAGGATGGCGAGCTGAAGATTGACGTGGCGTTTCTCGGCGTGCCGTGCAGCGATGAATTCGGCAACGCCAACGGCAGCCACGGCAAATCCTGCTGCGGCTCGCTCGGCTACGCGATGGTGGATGCGCAGTTCGCCCGCCACGTCGTGCTGCTGACCGAAACCCTGGCGCCGTACCCGAATATGCCCGCGAGCCTGTCGCAGGATCGCGTGGATTTCGTGGTGCCGGTGGAGAGCGTGGGCGACCCGGCGAAAATCAGCGTCGGCGCGGCGCGCGTCACCAGCAACCCGCGCGAGCTGATGATTGCCCGCTACGCCGCCGACGTTATCGAACACTCCGGCTATTTCAACGACGGCTTCTCGATGCAGACCGGCTCCGGCGCGGCATCCACCGCCTGCACGCGCTTTATGGGCGAGAAAATGGCGCGCCACGGCATAAAAGCGCGCTTCGCGCTCGGCGGCATTACCGGCAGCCTGGTGGATCTGCATGAAAAAGGGCTGATCGAGGTGCTGCTCGACACCCAGTGCTTTGACAGCCAGGCGGCGGCGTCGCTGGCCCGCAACCCGAAGCACATCGAAATCTCCACCAATGTTTACGCCAGCCCCGCCAGCAAAGCGGCCTGCTGCGACAAGCTTGATGTGGTCATCCTGAGCGCGCTGGAAATCGACGTCGGTTTTAACGTCAACGTGATAACCGGCTCCGATGGCGTGATGCGCGGCGCGTCCGGCGGGCATTGCGACGTGGCCGCGGCGGCGAATCTCACGATTGTGGTGGCGCCGCTGCTGCGCAGCCGTATTCCAACGGTCGTCAAACGCGTCACCACCCGCCTGACCCCGGGGGAGAGCATTGACGTGCTGGTTACCGATCACGGCATTGCGGTTAACCCGGCGCGGCCCGAGGTGCGTGAACGTCTGGTCGCCGCGGGGCTAAACGTTGTCGATATTCATGCGCTGTGCGAACGCGCCGTGGCGATCGCCGGCGAGCCGAAACCCATTGAATTCACCGACCGCATCGTCGGCGTGGTGCGCTACCGCGACGGCAGCGTCATCGACGTGGTGCGTCAGGTTAAGGAGTAA
- the citE gene encoding Citrate lyase subunit beta, with translation MSKLRRSMLFLPGANAAMLSTAFIYRPDAIMFDLEDAVALREKDTARLLVFHALQHPMYRDIETVVRINPLSTPFGLPDLEAAVRAGVDVIRLPKTDSPEDIDELEGHLARIERECGREPGSTRIMAAIESAVGVINAVAIARSSPRLIGIALAAFDYVMDMQTERGDGTELFYARCAVLHAARAAGIDAFDVVWSDVNDEAGFLKEVELIRKMGFNGKSLINPRQIDLLHNAYAPTQEEVDYARRVIAAAEEGERNGLGVVSLNGKMIDAPIINHAQVVLERAAASGVRR, from the coding sequence ATGAGCAAACTTCGCCGCAGTATGCTGTTTCTGCCCGGCGCGAACGCCGCCATGCTCTCCACTGCGTTTATCTACCGGCCTGACGCCATCATGTTCGATCTCGAAGACGCCGTGGCGCTGCGCGAGAAAGACACCGCGCGCCTGCTGGTCTTCCATGCCCTGCAACACCCGATGTACCGGGATATCGAAACCGTGGTGCGCATCAACCCGCTCAGCACGCCGTTCGGGCTGCCCGATCTCGAAGCGGCGGTGCGCGCAGGCGTCGACGTGATCCGGCTGCCGAAAACCGACTCGCCGGAGGATATCGACGAGCTGGAAGGCCACCTGGCGCGCATTGAGCGCGAATGCGGGCGCGAGCCTGGCTCGACGCGCATCATGGCGGCCATTGAGTCGGCGGTAGGCGTCATTAACGCCGTGGCGATCGCCCGCAGTTCCCCGCGCCTTATCGGCATTGCGCTCGCGGCGTTCGATTACGTGATGGATATGCAGACCGAGCGCGGCGACGGCACGGAACTCTTCTACGCCCGCTGCGCGGTGCTGCATGCGGCGCGCGCCGCCGGGATCGACGCGTTCGACGTGGTGTGGTCTGACGTCAATGACGAAGCGGGCTTTTTAAAAGAGGTCGAGCTTATTCGCAAGATGGGCTTTAACGGCAAATCGCTTATCAACCCGCGTCAGATAGATCTCCTGCACAACGCCTATGCGCCGACGCAGGAGGAAGTGGATTACGCCCGCCGCGTGATTGCCGCCGCCGAAGAGGGCGAGCGCAACGGGCTTGGCGTGGTGTCGCTCAACGGCAAGATGATTGACGCGCCGATTATCAACCATGCGCAGGTGGTGCTGGAACGCGCCGCCGCCTCCGGCGTGCGCCGTTAA
- the citD gene encoding Citrate lyase acyl carrier protein codes for MKIVKEALAGTAESSDLMVKIAPAAGELEIEIYSDVIKQFGDQIRRVVKETLAAMEVYEGLVIIEDKGALDCVIRARLQSAVLRACEAQPLRWEALK; via the coding sequence ATGAAGATAGTCAAGGAGGCGCTGGCGGGGACCGCCGAGTCCAGCGACCTGATGGTGAAAATCGCCCCGGCGGCGGGCGAGCTGGAGATTGAAATCTACAGCGATGTGATAAAGCAGTTCGGCGACCAGATCCGCCGCGTGGTGAAAGAGACGCTCGCGGCCATGGAGGTGTACGAAGGGCTGGTGATTATCGAGGATAAAGGCGCGCTGGATTGCGTTATCCGCGCCCGACTGCAAAGCGCGGTACTGCGCGCCTGCGAGGCGCAGCCGTTGCGCTGGGAGGCGCTCAAATGA
- the citC gene encoding [Citrate [pro-3S]-lyase] ligase — protein sequence MSNLELVTVALARQPQEKTRVAAFLASHQLGMDEDVTHVVVAVAQGDIAGCAGLAGNVIKGVAVDERWRGENLSARLLVEVENLAMSLGHFHLFLCTRPYNLERFRRCGFWPLAQCDDIAALLENTPSGIRRYCQQLGRLKQPGARIGAVVMNANPFTLGHRFLAEQAASASDWLHLFVVREEASFFPYRERLAMVRAGVAHLPNVTVHEGSAYLISRATFPGYFLKERGLVEQAWSGLDLQIFRRYIAPALGINRRFVGSEPFCPVTRAYNQAMHTWLERAPVSAPPVDVIEIPRLSHAAGEAISASEVRRLLRAQHFSSIRERVPDSTYALLTQRYRAEVA from the coding sequence ATGAGCAATCTGGAACTGGTCACCGTGGCGCTCGCCCGCCAGCCGCAGGAGAAAACGCGCGTCGCGGCGTTTCTCGCCAGCCATCAACTGGGGATGGATGAGGACGTCACGCATGTCGTGGTTGCCGTGGCGCAGGGCGATATCGCGGGCTGCGCGGGGCTTGCGGGCAACGTGATTAAAGGCGTGGCGGTGGATGAGCGCTGGCGCGGCGAAAACCTTAGCGCCCGTCTGCTGGTAGAGGTGGAAAACCTGGCGATGAGCCTCGGCCACTTTCATCTGTTTCTCTGCACGCGTCCGTACAACCTGGAGCGCTTTCGCCGCTGCGGCTTCTGGCCGCTCGCGCAGTGCGACGACATCGCGGCGCTTCTTGAAAACACGCCCTCCGGCATCCGCCGTTACTGCCAGCAGCTCGGCAGGCTGAAACAGCCCGGCGCGCGTATCGGCGCGGTAGTGATGAACGCCAACCCGTTTACGCTCGGCCACCGTTTTCTGGCCGAACAGGCGGCGAGTGCGAGTGACTGGCTGCACCTCTTTGTGGTGCGCGAAGAGGCGTCGTTTTTCCCTTACCGCGAACGGCTCGCGATGGTGCGGGCAGGCGTCGCGCATCTGCCGAACGTCACGGTGCACGAAGGCTCGGCGTATCTCATTTCACGCGCCACCTTTCCGGGCTACTTCCTCAAGGAGCGCGGGCTGGTGGAGCAGGCCTGGAGCGGGCTGGATTTGCAGATTTTCCGCCGCTATATCGCGCCGGCGCTCGGCATTAACCGACGCTTCGTCGGCAGCGAGCCGTTCTGCCCGGTGACGCGCGCCTACAACCAGGCCATGCACACGTGGCTTGAGCGCGCGCCGGTGAGCGCGCCGCCGGTAGACGTTATCGAAATTCCACGACTTAGCCACGCCGCGGGCGAGGCGATTTCCGCATCCGAAGTGCGCCGCCTGCTCAGGGCGCAGCATTTTTCTTCGATTCGCGAACGGGTGCCGGACAGCACTTACGCCCTTCTTACGCAACGTTATCGCGCTGAAGTGGCCTGA